One window of the Rosa rugosa chromosome 3, drRosRugo1.1, whole genome shotgun sequence genome contains the following:
- the LOC133738948 gene encoding uncharacterized protein LOC133738948 translates to MPPKKMGVNNKAEAARARRSATEAERKESEARHKEEQYWREAEGSKSRAAKKREEEAEKRAEAAARKAEARRLAELEEKELEKMAKKPDKKVSRVAIPVPKVTEAELRKRREEEAAAMEKKSEESKKKQTRTAAEEEYERMVLVSNTNRDDSTIEARSVEEAIAQMSVAEPLPVDRHPERRLKASFKAFEEAELPRLKEEKPGLTHNQYKDMIWKLWKKSPDNPLNQVAAE, encoded by the exons ATGCCGCCGAAGAAGATGGGCGTGAACAACAAGGCGGAAGCCGCTAGGGCTCGGCGGAGCGCCACCGAAGCCGAGCGCAAGGAGAGCGAGGCTCGCCACAAGGAGGAGCAGTACTGGCGCGAAGCCGAGGGCAGCAAATCACGCGCCGCCAAGAAGCGCGAGGAGGAGGCCGAGAAGCGAGCCGAGGCCGCCGCTCGCAAGGCCGAGGCGCGCCGATTGGCCGAGCTGGAGGAGAAGGAGCTCGAGAAGATGGCCAAGAAGCCTGACAAGAAGGTCAGCCGCGTCGCGATCCCGGTCCCGAAGGTGACGGAGGCCGAGCTGAGGAAGCGCcgggaggaggaggcggcggcgATGGAGAAGAAGTCGGAGGAGTCGAAGAAGAAGCAGACGCGcacggcggcggaggaggagtaCGAGAGAATGGTGCTTGTGTCGAACACGAACCGTGATGATTCGACTATTGAGGCGAGGTCGGTGGAGGAAGCGATTGCTCAGATGTCGGTGGCGGAGCCCTTGCCGGTGGATCGCCACCCCGAGAGGAGGCTCAAGGCTTCGTTTAAG GCATTTGAAGAGGCTGAGCTTCCCAGGTTGAAGGAGGAGAAACCAGGACTTACTCACAATCAATACAAGGACATGATATGGAAGCTATGGAAGAAATCTCCCGATAATCCTCTAAATCAG GTTGCTGCTGAGTGA
- the LOC133738947 gene encoding protein kinase STUNTED-like isoform X1, translating to MVRSHTIEPQMLSCRCKTVKTKRTIIAGLNSDTCSREMLLGLLTSVVKPEDNVMAIHVEETDDTFDPNTFHIHEDLCKSKKVDFQIKVCIGDSYISELAYQVRVSYATILALGCSSSGLNVSATSACLKGLPPSCTLLVMNSVGRILFQREGTCQQGSVKVALPLKSSQSFSSVYTCYNQSNTNRQLHKSLTIPSAPPVSSIRRITRRALSSAHKTVEVSDFVAQKLFHRLGLLEAEGSSRHFASQELRYATNNFSSDMVIGEGGHSKVYRATLEDGRAAAVKVLKTTHHSVSDLFREVDFLSSMNHKNIVQIIGFCDSGEMLAIVYDLLHGSLRRNLRQLRWSERMKVAIGVAKALEYLHHSHNPPIIHRDVKSSNILLSHDCEPILSDFGAAMVLRQSQHADAPFDVVGTFGYLAPEYMMYGKVDEKIDVYSYGVVLLELITGKEAIQTDQEIRESLVLWSLFIDLQARSLLSCGICERLIDPYLSEDYNKEEMEVMMVAARLCLMHSSSRRPTMKTILRLFEEPDHWLRMQRERDEFLKGTTLKDDSALF from the exons ATGGTTCGAAGTCATACAATTGAACCCCAAATGCTATCGTGCCGGTGCAAGACAGTGAAGACCAAGAGGACGATTATTGCTGGCCTAAATTCAGATACCTGCAGTAGAGAAATGCTGCTTGGATTGCTCACTTCTGTTGTTAAACCAGAAGACAATGTGATGGCTATTCATGTTGAAGAAACAGATGATACATTTGATCCGAACACGTTCCACATTCATGAAGATCTCTGCAAGTCCAAGAAG GTAGATTTCCAAATAAAGGTCTGCATAGGAGATTCTTACATTTCTGAATTAGCTTACCAAGTTAGAGTCAGCTATGCTACAATCCTTGCACTTGGTTGCAGCTCTTCAGG GCTCAATGTTTCAGCTACCAGTGCTTGCCTGAAAGGTTTACCTCCTTCATGCACACTTCTGGTAATGAATAGTGTTGGAAGAATCTTATTTCAGAGGGAGGGAACTTGCCAACAAGGTTCTGTAAAGGTAGCCCTGCCCCTGAAATCTTCTCAGTCATTTTCTTCAGTGTACACTTGCTATAATCAGTCAAACACCAACCGGCAATTGCACAAGTCATTGACAATACCATCTGCTCCTCCCGTATCATCAATTCGGCGAATTACTAGAAGGGCACTCTCTTCTGCACATAAAACAGTGGAGGTTTCCGATTTTGTGGCTCAAAAGCTGTTTCATAGATTGGGACTACTAGAAGCAGAAGGATCCAGCAGGCATTTCGCCTCCCAAGAGCTTCGCTATGCAACTAATAATTTCAGCTCTGACATGGTGATTGGAGAGGGTGGGCATAGCAAGGTGTACCGAGCCACTCTTGAAGATGGTCGAGCTGCAGCTGTGAAAGTCCTCAAAACCACACACCATTCAGTTAGTGATCTTTTCCGCGAAGTAGATTTTCTATCTAGTATGAATCACAAGAACATTGTTCAGATAATTGGGTTCTGTGATAGTGGAGAGATGCTTGCGATTGTGTATGATCTTTTACATGGAAGCTTGAGGAGGAATTTGAGACAACTAAGGTGGAGTGAGAGGATGAAAGTTGCAATTGGTGTGGCAAAAGCTTTGGAGTACCTTCATCATTCTCACAACCCTCCCATCATTCATAGGGATGTCAAGTCTTCTAACATTCTCCTCTCCCATGATTGTGAACCAATA TTGTCCGATTTTGGAGCAGCAATGGTACTTCGTCAATCTCAGCATGCAGATGCGCCATTTGATGTTGTTGGGACGTTTGGATACTTAGCCCCAGAGTACATGATGTATGGCAAGGTTGATGAGAAGATAGATGTGTACTCATATGGAGTGGTGCTTCTAGAACTCATTACTGGGAAAGAGGCTATTCAAACCGACCAGGAGATTCGAGAAAGCTTAGTACTTTGG TCTTTGTTCATTGACTTGCAGGCAAGGTCCCTATTGAGCTGTGGCATATGCGAACGTCTTATTGATCCTTACTTGTCTGAGGACTACAACAAGGAAGAGATGGAAGTAATGATGGTAGCTGCACGCCTCTGCCTTATGCATTCATCTTCTAGAAGACCAACcatgaaaaca ATACTTAGGCTATTTGAGGAGCCAGATCACTGGTTAAGgatgcagagagaaagagacgAGTTTCTGAAAGGGACTACATTAAAAGATGATTCAGCCCTGTTTTGA
- the LOC133738947 gene encoding protein kinase STUNTED-like isoform X2 — MVRSHTIEPQMLSCRCKTVKTKRTIIAGLNSDTCSREMLLGLLTSVVKPEDNVMAIHVEETDDTFDPNTFHIHEDLCKSKKVDFQIKVCIGDSYISELAYQVRVSYATILALGCSSSGLNVSATSACLKGLPPSCTLLVMNSVGRILFQREGTCQQGSVKVALPLKSSQSFSSVYTCYNQSNTNRQLHKSLTIPSAPPVSSIRRITRRALSSAHKTVEVSDFVAQKLFHRLGLLEAEGSSRHFASQELRYATNNFSSDMVIGEGGHSKVYRATLEDGRAAAVKVLKTTHHSVSDLFREVDFLSSMNHKNIVQIIGFCDSGEMLAIVYDLLHGSLRRNLRQLRWSERMKVAIGVAKALEYLHHSHNPPIIHRDVKSSNILLSHDCEPILSDFGAAMVLRQSQHADAPFDVVGTFGYLAPEYMMYGKVDEKIDVYSYGVVLLELITGKEAIQTDQEIRESLVLWARSLLSCGICERLIDPYLSEDYNKEEMEVMMVAARLCLMHSSSRRPTMKTILRLFEEPDHWLRMQRERDEFLKGTTLKDDSALF, encoded by the exons ATGGTTCGAAGTCATACAATTGAACCCCAAATGCTATCGTGCCGGTGCAAGACAGTGAAGACCAAGAGGACGATTATTGCTGGCCTAAATTCAGATACCTGCAGTAGAGAAATGCTGCTTGGATTGCTCACTTCTGTTGTTAAACCAGAAGACAATGTGATGGCTATTCATGTTGAAGAAACAGATGATACATTTGATCCGAACACGTTCCACATTCATGAAGATCTCTGCAAGTCCAAGAAG GTAGATTTCCAAATAAAGGTCTGCATAGGAGATTCTTACATTTCTGAATTAGCTTACCAAGTTAGAGTCAGCTATGCTACAATCCTTGCACTTGGTTGCAGCTCTTCAGG GCTCAATGTTTCAGCTACCAGTGCTTGCCTGAAAGGTTTACCTCCTTCATGCACACTTCTGGTAATGAATAGTGTTGGAAGAATCTTATTTCAGAGGGAGGGAACTTGCCAACAAGGTTCTGTAAAGGTAGCCCTGCCCCTGAAATCTTCTCAGTCATTTTCTTCAGTGTACACTTGCTATAATCAGTCAAACACCAACCGGCAATTGCACAAGTCATTGACAATACCATCTGCTCCTCCCGTATCATCAATTCGGCGAATTACTAGAAGGGCACTCTCTTCTGCACATAAAACAGTGGAGGTTTCCGATTTTGTGGCTCAAAAGCTGTTTCATAGATTGGGACTACTAGAAGCAGAAGGATCCAGCAGGCATTTCGCCTCCCAAGAGCTTCGCTATGCAACTAATAATTTCAGCTCTGACATGGTGATTGGAGAGGGTGGGCATAGCAAGGTGTACCGAGCCACTCTTGAAGATGGTCGAGCTGCAGCTGTGAAAGTCCTCAAAACCACACACCATTCAGTTAGTGATCTTTTCCGCGAAGTAGATTTTCTATCTAGTATGAATCACAAGAACATTGTTCAGATAATTGGGTTCTGTGATAGTGGAGAGATGCTTGCGATTGTGTATGATCTTTTACATGGAAGCTTGAGGAGGAATTTGAGACAACTAAGGTGGAGTGAGAGGATGAAAGTTGCAATTGGTGTGGCAAAAGCTTTGGAGTACCTTCATCATTCTCACAACCCTCCCATCATTCATAGGGATGTCAAGTCTTCTAACATTCTCCTCTCCCATGATTGTGAACCAATA TTGTCCGATTTTGGAGCAGCAATGGTACTTCGTCAATCTCAGCATGCAGATGCGCCATTTGATGTTGTTGGGACGTTTGGATACTTAGCCCCAGAGTACATGATGTATGGCAAGGTTGATGAGAAGATAGATGTGTACTCATATGGAGTGGTGCTTCTAGAACTCATTACTGGGAAAGAGGCTATTCAAACCGACCAGGAGATTCGAGAAAGCTTAGTACTTTGG GCAAGGTCCCTATTGAGCTGTGGCATATGCGAACGTCTTATTGATCCTTACTTGTCTGAGGACTACAACAAGGAAGAGATGGAAGTAATGATGGTAGCTGCACGCCTCTGCCTTATGCATTCATCTTCTAGAAGACCAACcatgaaaaca ATACTTAGGCTATTTGAGGAGCCAGATCACTGGTTAAGgatgcagagagaaagagacgAGTTTCTGAAAGGGACTACATTAAAAGATGATTCAGCCCTGTTTTGA
- the LOC133739709 gene encoding GDSL esterase/lipase At5g55050-like, whose product MANKWGFPLVLLSLVIAVLNLAEAAVPAIFILGDSTADVGTNNFLPGSMARADFPYNGIDFSNSTPTGRFSNGLNTADFLAKLLGYEKSPKPFLSLNSTSLLKWFGGFSFASGGSGLFDTTGQRMTKNCIPLAEQIQQFSSVRSNLTALMGPVATETYLSKSLFFISIGSNDIFEYYSSNSSIPEEQFLSSLVLAYENHLKTLLNLGARKLGIISVAPIGCCPSQRFFNATGGCIEELNDHAKAFHSKLDVLMHKLSSEFEGLKYSLRNAFEMTINVIQNPLAFNFTQVAAACCGTGKLNAENFCKPDANLCSNRDQYLFWDRFHPTQAAYKLAAVTLYGGGPQFVTPINFAQLAEA is encoded by the exons aTGGCAAACAAATGGGGTTTTCCTCTAGTTCTTCTATCCTTGGTCATAGCTGTTCTTAATTTAGCAGAAGCAGCTGTACCAGCAATCTTCATACTAGGTGACTCCACTGCTGATGTTGGCACCAACAACTTCTTGCCAGGTAGCATGGCCAGGGCTGATTTCCCCTACAATGGAATCGACTTTTCTAACTCAACACCCACTGGAAGGTTCAGCAATGGCCTTAATACAGCTGATTTTCTTG CCAAGCTATTGGGTTACGAGAAAAGTCCAAAGCCCTTTCTTTCCCTCAACTCTACTTCTCTTCTCAAGTGGTTTGGAGGCTTCAGCTTTGCTTCTGGAGGGTCTGGCCTTTTTGATACCACTGGACAAAGAATGACAAAAAATTGTATTCCACTAGCAGAGCAGATACAGCAATTTTCGTCTGTCCGGAGTAATCTCACCGCCTTAATGGGCCCTGTAGCAACTGAGACGTATCTTTCAAAGTCTTTGTTCTTCATCAGCATTGGCAGCAATGACATTTTTGAATACTACAGCTCAAACAGTTCAATTCCTGAGGAACAATTCTTGTCCTCTTTAGTACTCGCTTATGAGAATCACTTGAAG ACGTTACTCAATCTTGGAGCAAGGAAGTTAGGAATTATCAGCGTCGCACCGATTGGCTGCTGCCCATCTCAGAGATTTTTTAATGCTACTGGCGGCTGTATAGAGGAGCTGAATGATCATGCAAAAGCTTTCCATTCAAAGCTGGATGTGCTTATGCACAAGCTCAGCTCAGAATTTGAGGGCTTGAAGTACTCACTTCGAAATGCATTTGAAATGACTATAAATGTCATACAGAACCCTCTTGCATTCA ATTTTACACAAGTGGCAGCTGCATGTTGTGGAACTGGGAAGCTCAATGCTGAAAACTTCTGTAAACCAGATGCAAATCTCTGTTCGAATCGCGATCAATACTTGTTCTGGGATCGATTTCATCCAACACAGGCTGCTTATAAGTTGGCTGCTGTAACCCTCTACGGTGGTGGACCACAATTTGTAACCCCAATTAATTTTGCTCAGTTGGCTGAGGCTTAA
- the LOC133739708 gene encoding GDSL esterase/lipase At5g37690-like has product MENKWVLPLALSLFITVLSLAAAAKPVLPPVFIFGDSTADVGTNNFLPASKARADFPPNGIDFPRTSKPTGRFSNGLNSADFLARHLGYKRSPSPFLSLKTTSLQKKKFNGINFASGGSGLLDITGHTMLTLMKFGTGNIPFGASFKNQKKVISLTEQIQQFSSVKNNLTALMGAVATEKFLKESLIFISTGSNDLFGYYHSKSSIPKEKFLSSLEVAYENHLKTLYNLGARKFGIISIAPIGCCPSQRIFNATGGCLEELNDNAIAFHSRLDALLCKLSSEYKGMKYSLGNSYEMTINVIQNPLPFNFTQVAAACCGTGKLNAENFCKPHANLCSNRDQYLFWDRFHPTQAASKLAAVALYSGGPQFVSPINFSQLAKA; this is encoded by the exons ATGGAAAACAAATGGGTTCTTCCTCTAGCCCTATCCTTGTTTATAACTGTTCTTAGCTTGGCAGCAGCAGCTAAGCCAGTACTGCCACCAGTCTTCATATTTGGTGATTCAACAGCAGATGTCGGCACCAATAACTTCTTGCCGGCTAGCAAGGCAAGAGCTGACTTTCCCCCCAATGGCATTGACTTTCCTCGCACCTCAAAACCCACCGGAAGGTTCAGCAATGGCCTTAACAGTGCTGATTTTCTTG CCCGGCATTTAGGTTACAAGAGAAGTCCAAGCCCCTTTCTTTCTCTGAAAACTACTTCTCTTCAAAAGAAGAAGTTTAATGGTATCAACTTTGCTTCTGGAGGGTCTGGTCTTCTTGACATAACTGGACACACAATG CTGACATTGATGAAGTTTGGAACTGGAAATATTCCATTTGGTGCCTCATTCAAAAACCAGAAAAAAGTTATCTCATTAACAGAGCAGATACAGCAATTTTCATCTGTCAAGAACAATCTTACGGCCTTGATGGGTGCGGTAGCAACTGAGAAGTTTCTTAAAGAGTCTTTGATCTTCATCAGCACCGGCAGCAATGACCTTTTCGGATACTACCATTCAAAGAGTTCCATTCCGAAGGAAAAGTTTTTGTCCTCTTTAGAAGTAGCTTATGAGAATCACTTGAAG ACTCTATACAATCTTGGAGCAAGGAAGTTTGGCATCATCAGCATTGCCCCGATTGGCTGCTGCCCATCTCAGAGGATTTTCAATGCTACTGGGGGATGTTTGGAAGAGCTGAATGATAATGCAATAGCTTTTCATTCAAGATTGGATGCCCTCTTGTGCAAGCTTAGCTCAGAATACAAGGGCATGAAGTACTCACTTGGAAATTCATATGAAATGACAATCAATGTCATACAAAACCCTCTTCCATTCA ATTTTACACAAGTGGCAGCTGCATGTTGTGGAACTGGGAAGCTCAATGCTGAAAACTTCTGTAAACCACATGCAAATCTCTGTTCGAATCGGGATCAATACTTGTTCTGGGATCGATTTCATCCAACACAGGCTGCTTCTAAGTTGGCTGCTGTTGCCCTCTACAGTGGTGGACCACAATTTGTATCCCCGATTAATTTTTCTCAGTTGGCCAAGGCTTAG